The Bacteroidota bacterium genome contains a region encoding:
- a CDS encoding periplasmic heavy metal sensor: METISKNKLLFTIIFILILINVGTLSFMWYGRFKGPHPPPPPPPGDERQQGPPPEAKMYLKEQLKLTDSQMEAIDKIRETHISQIDKLREETHGLKDKLFSNLSNPDIDSNKLKEITTQIGNNEARVDQIAYDNFREVRKLCTDEQKKKFDEIILDVMRMNAPEGRPGGDRRGPPPPDGRRGPPPEYKQRDGDGHINPPGIPEQKDKK; the protein is encoded by the coding sequence ATGGAAACAATTTCAAAGAACAAACTGCTGTTTACGATTATTTTTATTCTGATTCTGATTAACGTAGGCACGCTATCTTTTATGTGGTATGGAAGATTCAAGGGGCCGCATCCACCGCCACCGCCTCCTCCGGGAGATGAACGGCAGCAAGGACCTCCTCCTGAAGCAAAAATGTATTTGAAGGAGCAGCTAAAGCTTACTGATTCTCAGATGGAAGCGATTGATAAAATCCGCGAGACGCATATTTCCCAGATAGATAAATTAAGAGAAGAAACACACGGGCTCAAGGATAAACTTTTTTCAAATCTTTCAAATCCTGATATAGATTCAAATAAGCTGAAAGAAATAACAACACAAATAGGAAATAACGAAGCAAGGGTAGACCAGATTGCATATGATAATTTCCGTGAGGTAAGAAAACTCTGCACTGACGAACAGAAAAAGAAATTTGATGAAATAATTTTAGATGTGATGAGGATGAACGCCCCGGAAGGAAGACCGGGCGGCGATAGAAGAGGACCTCCTCCTCCTGACGGAAGACGGGGACCGCCACCTGAATACAAGCAGAGAGACGGCGACGGACATATAAATCCTCCGGGAATACCCGAACAGAAAGATAAAAAATAA
- a CDS encoding T9SS type A sorting domain-containing protein produces MKKLLLLIVFFGLSSSIFSQWSTDPNVNNSVTTSSGNQQNVATCPDGAGGLIMAWVDVPTAKIYAQRINAFGQAQWPAGGINISGNTGDHSMPCICSDAGGGAIIGWRDTRNGSHDVYAQRVRVDGLLMWTAGGVRVSAVPYPNMTQLRCMGAEAGYAIFGWLNSANGLYSQKLDATGARLWNANDLRISFFSTNSFDMCKDAAKGVYFSYSMPDTTSDGWEEDIFAQHVTLGGDTLWDIHYCINHDTLTQYRPSMCEDQDYGFIVSWEDFRHDSHSDIYVQRVDSARNKYWGSHGKAICTTSDNQTRPYCISDAHSGAHIVWLDDRSQPAAGHGLYGQNVNHNGQSQWTNNGKRISYRVDGTVTADGRFNPQVAAVDALGGLIACWIGYSDDALTNYGLLAQRIDYYGNTMWSSNGVFVTTTDLVKGPSMVFDGGMSGCNIAWADGRSFGSSGYDIYAQHVKSGSDLGNRPAPNNNNVSKGSTVKQNYPNPFNPVTNISFDISSQGFVSLKIYDMTGREVAVLANGVYSPGQYAVTWDASNFATGAYLYKFITNEKTEIRTMMLVK; encoded by the coding sequence ATGAAGAAACTATTACTTCTCATAGTTTTTTTCGGTTTATCTTCTTCTATTTTCTCCCAATGGTCAACCGACCCAAACGTTAACAATTCAGTAACGACTTCAAGCGGAAATCAACAAAATGTTGCTACGTGCCCTGACGGCGCAGGTGGTTTAATTATGGCATGGGTTGACGTTCCGACAGCAAAAATTTACGCACAAAGAATTAATGCATTCGGCCAGGCTCAATGGCCCGCCGGCGGTATTAATATAAGCGGAAATACAGGTGACCATTCAATGCCATGTATTTGTTCAGATGCAGGCGGCGGAGCGATTATCGGTTGGAGAGATACCCGAAACGGAAGTCATGACGTTTATGCTCAAAGAGTAAGAGTTGACGGTTTACTTATGTGGACTGCCGGTGGAGTAAGAGTTTCTGCTGTTCCTTATCCTAACATGACTCAATTAAGATGTATGGGTGCTGAAGCAGGTTATGCAATTTTCGGATGGCTTAATTCTGCAAACGGATTATATTCACAAAAATTAGATGCAACCGGCGCAAGATTATGGAACGCAAACGATTTAAGAATTTCTTTCTTTAGTACAAATTCATTTGATATGTGCAAAGATGCAGCAAAAGGTGTTTATTTTTCTTATTCAATGCCGGATACAACTTCTGACGGATGGGAAGAAGATATTTTTGCACAGCACGTTACTTTAGGAGGTGATACTTTATGGGATATTCACTATTGCATAAATCACGATACACTTACCCAATACAGACCTTCCATGTGCGAAGACCAGGATTACGGCTTCATAGTTTCATGGGAAGATTTCAGACATGATTCACACAGCGACATCTATGTTCAGCGTGTAGATTCAGCCCGCAATAAATACTGGGGTTCACACGGAAAAGCAATATGCACAACTTCAGATAATCAGACAAGACCTTATTGTATTTCAGATGCGCACAGCGGCGCGCATATAGTATGGCTTGATGACAGAAGTCAGCCTGCAGCCGGTCATGGTTTATACGGACAAAATGTAAATCACAACGGGCAATCCCAATGGACCAATAACGGAAAAAGAATTTCATACAGAGTTGACGGCACAGTTACTGCCGACGGAAGATTTAATCCTCAGGTTGCTGCAGTAGATGCTCTTGGCGGACTTATTGCATGCTGGATTGGTTACAGCGATGACGCTCTAACAAACTACGGTTTGCTTGCGCAAAGAATAGATTATTACGGCAATACAATGTGGAGCTCAAACGGTGTGTTTGTAACTACAACTGATTTAGTAAAAGGACCGTCAATGGTATTTGACGGCGGCATGAGCGGTTGTAACATTGCTTGGGCAGACGGCAGAAGCTTCGGTTCAAGCGGTTATGATATTTATGCTCAGCATGTTAAATCAGGCTCAGACTTAGGTAACAGACCTGCGCCAAATAATAATAACGTTTCAAAAGGTTCCACGGTAAAGCAAAATTATCCTAATCCTTTCAATCCTGTAACGAATATCTCTTTTGATATTTCTTCACAAGGTTTTGTATCATTAAAAATTTATGATATGACGGGAAGAGAAGTTGCAGTACTTGCCAACGGAGTTTATTCTCCGGGACAGTATGCGGTAACATGGGACGCATCAAATTTTGCTACAGGCGCTTATCTCTATAAATTCATTACAAATGAAAAGACAGAAATAAGAACCATGATGCTTGTAAAATAA